A DNA window from Pogona vitticeps strain Pit_001003342236 chromosome 2, PviZW2.1, whole genome shotgun sequence contains the following coding sequences:
- the CENPX gene encoding centromere protein X has translation MENREESLRGFKKETVNKVLQLHFKDDKTRVNGDALLLMAEMLKVFVREAAARGARQAQMEDLNKVEVEHVEKVLPQLLLDF, from the exons ATGGAGAACAGGGAAGAGAGCCTGAGAGGATTCAAAAAG GAGACCGTGAACAAAGTGCTCCAGCTCCACTTCAAAGATGACAAAACACGAG TCAATGGTGATGCCCTCCTGCTGATGGCAGAAATGCTCAAAGTGTTCGTCCGGG AGGCGGCAGCACGTGGAGCGCGGCAAGCTCAGATGGAGGACCTGAACAaggtggaggtggagcatgtGGAAAAAGTCCTGCCACAGCTG CTTCTGGACTTCTAG